One Podospora pseudopauciseta strain CBS 411.78 chromosome 5 map unlocalized CBS411.78m_5, whole genome shotgun sequence DNA window includes the following coding sequences:
- a CDS encoding uncharacterized protein (EggNog:ENOG503PGAU), whose product MVSPGTFSPVVNRDYMVNGLLQPRQIESLEKAYSQLEVLNAREPRSRRSYHILLQRRRWYGYERLHISNPQCLDHGLDTPYGADKGGRDPAGNVDVLSVKANVQVETVAGVPVYYGADAGVYLADAEAGPFHGTLGLAADTEIGCRDQSVGCKVLGCGVRVGRVCEISALGSGLGIDLGKFKWR is encoded by the exons ATGGTGAGCCCGGGAACCTTTAGCCCTGTGG TGAATAGGGATTATATGGTTAATGGCTTGCTGCAGCCGAGGCAAATCGAATCCTTAGAAAAAGCGTATTCCCAACTTGAGGTTCTGAACGCAC GTGAACCAAGATCACGACGGAGTTACCACATTCTACTTCAACGCCGGCGCTGGTACGGATACGAACGGTTGCATATTTCAAACCCACAGTGCCTCGACCACGGCCTCGATACTCCATACGGCGCAGACAAAGGGGGCCGAGATCCAGCAGGCAATGTCGACGTTCTCAGCGTAAAGGCCAATGTGCAGGTGGAAACGGTGGCTGGTGTTCCAGTTTATTATGGAGCTGACGCAGGGGTGTACCTCGCCGACGCTGAAGCCGGTCCTTTTCACGGCACTCTTGGGTTAGCTGCAGACACTGAGATAGGATGCAGAGATCAGTCAGTTGGATGCAAGGTGCTGGGTTGCGGGGTGAGGGTAGGAAGGGTCTGCGAAATCTCGGCCTTGGGCAGTGGCCTTGGAATCGACTTGGGGAAGTTTAAATGGCGGTGA
- a CDS encoding uncharacterized protein (EggNog:ENOG503NZAN; COG:H) has translation MLPVRHVAQATFLRSLSTRRLIGTIAAGHHRIRLPSPRLQFQEPLQVRHYARFTEDVSLEHVPLEYAPLEHAPLEHVPLERVAAEPMPKAQKQNIPTKDKPCRFACPVPTCEYATKGFTRRPNLRRHIERVHQNERAFPLKELLADIDNNPRLVYPDLEALKSEKLSKQRSGRKKVVELEAQPLPETDAEPSPKAPPLPKEDSTTASTLGKLLGALDNEKPIKRRGRPKKVRDAEPSPKAEQESQPATSGEQPKPARRRGGRPAGSKNKPKDAAKPPKEKRAYVRRSVRYDHPQPEVTFKADCVNTTYLYDALLDTGMWGRRNTAVAKQRRLEMRKHADVKRVNILSEKLCDDVLGYMKPGLLERHKGCDIIDINPGAGLWSRKLNDLLQPRKHVLVEEDYKVYEPFLKPLVEREGVEVLEVAWALWASLFDALEKKGALAAHPVRNYQPDETPERNDTLLVVMNMMTLDKKRVGGRRMGSMTAMILYQLINSVRLQGLFQKYGLVRMLIWVDEHEKAQYLPKTIQRRKAGAIQAELSLDWVTEVAGIDHPNGGKNYIYRRDKHIDMEGMGQVLERMRKAGFKVPEGRETALLKSCLELEKEGKSVKAGEQKPALAARYELGEEEWEKLKETKSKEGTWTTRDNDHLHRNTWLKTQTEKKQEFLYELLIKLDELTKLKLQVLEEEKEGKLAKAAQKKFDKLEAEIKEQWENIDPISRSKFLVARDNLRAFKQPPELGPVLMWDRRQFEPLVVQPEEFLPACDGALLDIQPRAMEPALRAKCEHGSKMFDQMDLIIRSLYLQASAPISQAVEGLWPGSGRGVAEKMRSLRDPALGGTPLKGPVGELDLRALNRTQIVELAERWWQWPFKPSFPELVGRLGEGEEENVDGENGGGATMLGHMFD, from the exons ATGTTACCAGTCCGCCATGTTGCACAGGCAACTTTTCTgcgctccctctccaccaggCGCTTGATCGGTACCATCGCCGCGGGCCATCATCGCATTCGCCTCCCATCGCCCCGCCTCCAATTCCAAGAGCCCCTCCAAGTTCGACATTATGCGCGCTTCACCGAAGATGTCTCGCTCGAACATGTACCACTCGAATAT GCACCGCTCGAACATGCACCGCTCGAACATGTACCGCTCGAACGTGTCGCCGCTGAGCCCATGCCCAAAGCACAAAAACAGAACATACCCACGAAGGACAAACCATGTCGTTTTGCTTGCCCCGTTCCTACCTGCGAATATGCGACAAAAGGGTTCACCAGGAGGCCGAACCTCAGAAGACACATCGAGCGAGTGCACCAGAACGAAAGGGCATTTCCCCTTAAGGAATTGCTCGCGGATATAGACAACAACCCAAGATTAGTGTATCCGGACCTCGAAGCGTTGAAAAGCGAAAAGCTTTCAAAACAGCGCTCCGGCCGCAAGAAGGTTGTTGAACTGGAAGCGCAACCTCTTCCCGAGACAGATGCCGAACCATCACCCAAAGCGCCGCCCTTGCCAAAGGAGGATTCCACCACTGCATCGACTCTTGGAAAGCTCCTCGGCGCCTTGGACAACGAAAAGCCCATCAAACGGCGGGGCAGGCCCAAAAAAGTCCGCGACGCCGAACCGTCCCCCAAAGCTGAGCAAGAGTCACAGCCCGCTACCTCGGGAGAACAACCAAAGCCAGCCCGCAGACGCGGCGGCCGCCCAGCTGGATCCAAAAACAAACCCAAAGACGCCGCGAAacccccaaaagaaaaaagagcaTACGTCAGACGCTCCGTCAGATATGATCATCCCCAACCGGAAGTTACTTTCAAGGCTGACTGCGTCAACACGACATACCTCTACGATGCGCTCCTTGACACGGGGATGTGGGGTCGGCGCAACACCGCGGTCGCGAAGCAGAGGAGGCTAGAAATGAGGAAACACGCTGATGTGAAGAGGGTGAATATCCTCTCGGAAAAGCTCTGCGATGATGTGTTGGGGTATATGAAGCCTGGTCTGCTAGAGAGGCACAAGGGGTGTGACATTATTGATATCAACCCTGGGGCGGGTTTGTGGAGCAGAAAGCTGAATGATTTGCTGCAGCCTAGAAAGCATGTGCTCGTGGAGGAGGACTACAAGGTTTACGAACCGTTTTTGAAGCCGTTGGtagagagggaaggggtcgaggtgttggaggttgcGTGGGCGCTTTGGGCATCGTTGTTTGATgcgttggagaagaagggtgCGTTGGCGGCGCACCCGGTGCGGAACTATCAGCCTGATGAGACGCCGGAGAGGAACGACACGTTGCTTGTGGTGATGAACATGATGACTCTCGACAagaagagggtgggggggaggaggatggggagcATGACGGCCATGATTTTGTATCAGTTGATCAATTCGGTGAGGCTGCAGGGGTTGTTTCAGAAGtatgggttggtgaggatgcTGATTTGGGTGGATGAACATGAGAAGGCGCAGTATTTACCCAAGACGAtccagaggaggaaggcgggGGCCATACAGGCTGAGCTCTCGCTAGATTGGGTCACCGAGGTGGCGGGAATCGATCACCCGAATGGTGGCAAGAACTATATCTACAGGAGGGACAAGCACATCGACATGGAGGGTATGGGCCAGGTTCtggagaggatgagaaaGGCGGGTTTCAAGGTGCCGGAGGGGCGAGAGACGGCGCTGTTGAAGAGCTGTTtggagctggaaaaggagggaaAGTCAGTTAAGGCTGGAGAGCAGAAGCCGGCGCTCGCGGCAAGATATGAgctgggagaggaagagtgGGAGAAATTGAAGGAGACGAAATCGAAGGAGGGCACATGGACAACGAGAGACAACGACCACCTGCACCGGAATACGTGGTTAAAGACGCAGACGGAAAAAAAGCAAGAATTCCTGTACGAGTTGTTGATTAAGCTGGACGAGCTGACGAAACTGAAGCTCCAAGttctggaagaggagaaggagggcaagctGGCGAAAGCTGCTCAAAAGAAGTTTGATAAACTCGAGGCCGAAATCAAGGAGCAGTGGGAAAACATCGACCCGATCTCGAGAAGCAAGTTTTTGGTTGCGCGAGACAACTTGAGGGCTTTTAAGCAGCCGCCGGAGCTAGGACCTGTGCTCATGTGGGACCGTCGGCAGTTTGAGCCGCTGGTGGTGCAGCCGGAGGAGTTCTTGCCAGCGTGTGACGGGGCTTTGTTGGACATTCAACCCAGGGCGATGGAGCCGGCGTTGCGAGCCAAATGCGAGCATGGGTCGAAGATGTTTGACCAGATGGACCTTATCATCCGGAGTCTGTATTTACAAGCCTCTGCGCCAATATCACAAGCGGTGGAGGGTCTGTGGCCTGGCTCAGGGCGGGGCGTGGCGGAAAAGATGAGGAGCCTCCGCGATCCTGCCCTGGGAGGGACGCCGCTCAAAGGCCCTGTAGGTGAGCTTGACCTGAGGGCACTGAACAGGACGCAGATTGTGGAGCTTGCGGAaaggtggtggcagtggccGTTTAAGCCTAGCTTTCCCGAGTTGGTCGGGAGGTtgggcgagggggaggaggaaaacgTCGATGGAGAaaatggaggaggggctACCATGCTGGGGCACATGTTCGATTGA
- a CDS encoding uncharacterized protein (COG:I; EggNog:ENOG503NZRH), which translates to MAFPRRPSAFLRYLIPAALILCVFYVLTGQPGSDFASPQNFRRPWAGLGAQKHPIEYLIDSAEKEFANKISRQSHTIAEAAAAYRQRRGRHPPPGFDKWFKFAQEKNAVIVEDFWDQIYHDLEPFWALEAQRIRKDAWDFEMRIEVRDGKASSGSDWFWTKIWLKMIGTVEGLLPDMDIALNAMDEPRLVVPWEEIDELVGRAGQDKRMVRAEEVVTEFEKLAKPGEGPEKDFETPKKVWEGNKHYWLIARRGCPPTSLARQSPVITDFNRTPLIKSSFALPHMTEGYVSNYTLSTDFCHQSDLQALEGVFVEPLSVSATKTLFPMFGGSKLAVNNEILLPAPMYWNEEERFMGSQGADIPWEEKEDAVIWRGVATGGKNKEDNWRSFQRHRFVAMNNGSKITLAEQRQLEPVNFALPPKAYGLKAQKRGKLGEWVASWSNVQFIDLMCGIKGQGVRCNYTDQHFEVTKGMPMAEQFRNKYLPDIDGNSFSGRYLGFLRSTSLPIKATLWREWHDSRLVAWKHFVPMDSRFGDWYGIMEFFLGVDGTGRDEVARKIAMEGKEWAERVLRKEDMQVYVLRLLLEYARVSDPRRGEMGWVGDLLGGEGAKGRDNELVKDGEGEVGSAAGEA; encoded by the exons ATGGCCTTCCCCCGCCGACCCTCAGCCTTCCTCCGCTACCTCATCCCCGCAGCTCTCATCCTCTGCGTGTTCTACGTTTTGACGGGACAGCCAGGCTCAGACTTTgcctccccccaaaactTCCGCCGTCCCTGGGCCGGCTTAGGAGCCCAAAAACATCCAATCGAATATCTCATCGACTCGGCAGAAAAAGAGTTTGCAAACAAGATCTCCCGACAAAGCCACACCATCGCCGAAGCAGCAGCTGCCTACCGCCAACGTAGAGGCCGGCACCCTCCACCCGGGTTTGACAAGTGGTTTAAGTTTGCGCAGGAAAAAAATGCGGTTATTGTGGAAGATTTCTGGGATCAGATATACCATGACTTGGAACCGTTTTGGGCGTTGGAGGCGCAGAGGATAAGGAAAGACGCGTGGGATTTTGAGATGAGGATCGAGGTTAGGGATGGGAAGGCGAGTAGTGGGAGTGACTGGTTCTGGACAAAGATTTGGTTGAAGATGATTGGGACcgtggaggggttgttgccTGATATGGATATTGCGCTTAATGCGATGGATGAGCCGAGGTTGGTTGTGCCTTGGGAGGAGATTGATGAGTTGGTTGGGAGGGCGGGGCAAGATAAAAGGATGgtgagggcggaggaggtggtgaccGAGTTTGAGAAGTTGGCTAagccgggggaggggccgGAGAAGGATTTTGAGACGCCGAAGaaggtttgggaggggaatA AACACTACTGGTTAATCGCCCGCCGCGGGTGCCCGCCTACTTCCCTTGCGCGACAGTCGCCTGTTATCACTGACTTTAACCGCACCCCGTTGATCAAGTCGTCCTTTGCGCTGCCTCACATGACGGAGGGTTATGTCTCCAACTATACCTTGTCGACCGATTTTTGCCATCAATCGGACCTCCAAGCCCTCGAGGGCGTCTTTGTCGAGCCCCTCTCCGTTTCGGCGACAAAAACGCTCTTTCCCATGTTTGGCGGCTCCAAACTGGCTGTCAACAACGAGATCCTCCTCCCTGCACCAATGTACTGGAACGAAGAGGAGCGCTTCATGGGCTCCCAGGGGGCGGATATCCCgtgggaagaaaaagaagacgcGGTCATCTGGCGCGGTGTGGCTACCGGTGGAAAGAACAAAGAGGACAACTGGCGCTCGTTTCAACGTCACAGATTTGTGGCCATGAATAATGGGTCCAAGATTACGCTCGCGGAGCAGAGGCAGCTCGAGCCGGTGAACTTTGCGCTGCCCCCGAAAGCGTACGGGTTGAAGGCGCAGAAGAGAGGGAAATTGGGGGAGTGGGTGGCGAGCTGGTCGAACGTGCAGTTTATTGACCTCATGTGTGGGATTAAGGGCCAGGGCGTGAGGTGCAATTACACGGATCAGCACTTTGAGGTTACAAAGGGGATGCCGATGGCGGAGCAGTTTAGGAATAAATATCTGCCTGACATTGACGGGAACTCGTTTAGCGGGAGGTATCTGGGTTTCCTGAGGAGCACGAGCCTGCCGATCAAGGCTACGCTGTGGAGGGAGTGGCACGATTCGAGGCTGGTGGCCTGGAAGCATTTTGTGCCGATGGATAGCCGGTTTGGGGATTGGTATGGGATAATGGAGTTTTTcttgggggttgatgggacggggagggatgaggtggcgaggaagattgcgatggaggggaaggagtgggcggagagggtgctgaggaaggaggatatGCAGGTTTATGTGctgaggttgctgttggagtATGCGAGGGTTAGTGATCCGAGgcggggggagatggggtgggtgggggatttgcttgggggggagggggcgaagGGGAGGGATAATGAACTGGTtaaggatggggagggagaggtggggagTGCGGCTGGGGAGGCTTGA
- the CAR1 gene encoding Arginase, catabolizes arginine to ornithine and urea (EggNog:ENOG503NU9J; COG:E; BUSCO:EOG09263E87), protein MAPSRLSDIADIALPTTKSTSATDTVTALPDTPASSVGSRTFGRSIMNTSLIESKFLSHPEDLGVVAVGFSGGQCKPGVDAAPSALIEAGLLTQIRDELGYNLHGHDTVHLYTDLVPKEDPDYRNMKNPRAVSAVTKKIADQVYNQAKEGRLVLTLGGDHSIAIGTIGGSAKAIRERLGREIAVIWVDAHADINTPETSGSGNIHGMPVSFLTGLAKEDKEDVFGWIKDENRISVKKIVYIGLRDVDAGEKRILRENGIKAFSMFDIDRHGIGRVMEMALGHIGSDTPIHLSFDVDALDPMWAPSTGTPVRGGLTLREGDYICECVHQTGSLVAVDLVEVNPSLAPAEDIGAHETVRAGCSLVRCALGESLL, encoded by the exons ATGGCACCCTCCCGCCTCAGCGACATTGCAGACATTGCGCTGCCAACGACAAAGTCTACCAGCGCAACTGATACTGTCACCGCTCTCCCAGACACTCCCGCCTCGAGCGTTGGCTCTCGCACTTTCGGCAGAAGCATCATGAACACATCGTTGATCGAGAGCAAGTTCCTCAGCCACCCCGAGGATTTGGGtgtggtggctgttggtTTCTCGGGGGGTCAG TGCAAACCAGGTGTTGACGCTGCGCCATCAGCGCTCATCGAAGCCGGCCTCCTGACCCAGATCCGCGACGAGCTCGGTTACAACCTCCACGGCCATGACACAGTCCACCTCTACACAGACCTTGTGCCCAAGGAGGACCCCGACTACCGCAACATGAAGAACCCCCGCGCCGTCTCTGCCGTGACAAAGAAGATCGCCGATCAGGTGTACAACCAGGCCAAGGAGGGGAGACTGGTCTTGACTCTGGGTGGTGATCACAGTATTGCCATTGGCACCATTGGTGGTTCGGCCAAGGCTATCAGGGAAAGGCTGGGCAGAGAGATCGCCGTCATCTGGGTGGACGCGCACGCCGATATCAACACCCCCGAGACCAGCGGCAGTGGTAACATCCACGGCATGCCTGTTAGCTTCTTGACTGGGTTGGCCAAGGAAGACAAGGAGGATGTCTTTGGGTGGATCAAGGATGAGAACAGGATCAGCGTCAAGAAGATCGTGTACATTGGTCTGAGAGATGTTGATGCCGGCGAGAAGAGGATCTTGAGGGAGAATGGGATCAAGGCGTTTAGCATGTTTGACATTGACAG ACATGGCATCGGCCGCGTGATGGAGATGGCTCTCGGTCACATTGGCAGCGATACCCCGATCCATCTGTCGTTCGACGTGGATGCGCTTGACCCCATGTGGGCGCCATCGACCGGCACCCCTGTCCGTGGAGGCTTGACGCTGCGCGAGGGTGACTACATCTGCGAGTGTGTGCACCAGACGGGCAGCTTGGTGGCTGTTGACTTGGTGGAAGTCAACCCCAGCCTGGCGCCTGCTGAAGACATCGGGGCTCACGAGACGGTTAGGGCCGGTTGCTCCCTTGTTCGGTGCGCGCTCGGCGAGTCTCTCCTGTAG
- a CDS encoding uncharacterized protein (EggNog:ENOG503P4DA): MASVLTSEPSLVYSRRVVEARVHKYHWPAVQLNIWMLIMLISACTIIGVFATFIDIQHTLLLPVPWYFPYYITVASLAVFFILLLLYLIYQRRLLPSIVMIGGFILFVLWLTGLIVISVQLWGPDGSVSSECNIQVFGASPMPKGQTLETLAWLEQRSICQSWQAVFAFGLVGAVFLLWIMVIAYQVFADDAV; encoded by the exons ATGGCCTCTGTCCTCACCTCGGAACCCTCCCTTGTCTACTCCCGCCGGGTAGTCGAGGCCCGGGTACACAAATACCACTGGCCCGCCGTCCAGCTCAACATCTGGATGCTCATCATGCTCATAAGCGCCTGCACCATCATTGGCGTATTTGCCACCTTTATCGACATCCAGCACACCCTTCTACTACCGGTACCGTG GTACTTCCCCTACTACATAACCGTCGCCTCCCTCGcagtcttcttcatcctcctcctcctctaccTCATCTACCAGCGCCGCTTGCTCCCCTCCATCGTCATGATAGGGGGTTTTATTCTCTTTGTGCTGTGGTTGACGGGGTTGATAGTGATATCAGTGCAGCTGTGGGGGCCGGACGGGAGCGTGAGTTCGGAGTGCAATATCCAGGTTTTTGGGGCGAGTCCGATGCCCAAGGGGCAGACGCTGGAGACGTTGGCGTGGTTGGAGCAGAGGAGTATTTGCCAGAGCTGGCAGGCGGTTTTTGCGTTTGGGCTGGTGGGGGCGGTGTTTTTGTTGTGGATTATGGTTATTGCTTATCAGGTTTTTGCGGATGATGCtgtttga
- a CDS encoding uncharacterized protein (EggNog:ENOG503PUC0; COG:S), producing MIGICSNGVYSSHISRSKWTNPCQLEPLQGKRYQMALHNDGQIGMERGVLRYEDVNDHTADAEFPFSEVLKHELHYRERIVLCLRLVRSLLDLHNTTWLRGDWGVEDIWVYGKSSSSELQLRQPYLRLALPSNQSDSPVDSQPSTTSDFFGDMHRFPHALSLGVVLMQILLSDRLQIVAPLEDYRNERRRHLSEHIRNDVNLKVVQAERLLKECQKRLSARSPLIKAISGCTKPNLFGPNENGRGADKPLLGDSVGLFENDTKRSYSEFSREPSAMGESSASATQGASVSTLTWNESLVELTEKNIEPLRLTTQSLSRMNGRSEEGGCRPDDMWNNLVSVAILDTGCEFSLDKLKDLIVGNNTGDIPFPKRVGWKDFGDESRRPSDPMVDESESRHGTIMARLFLGAMGMSKVYIPRVMKGTSDDRGAAERLAAAVEWAINECNVDIISISLRLNKPSEEVRKRFHETSGKALIFASGRNMNQGTYQETNRLPGNVREHPHPELRNFQVIGQDFNVPNPADGTPLIFQGTSCATPTAAGMAAFVIDFTRAYGIEWAKRRETGEKDEVDDIRKTLVDEKQRLKCDRIMMKVLLSYITRRDRAHKNLKGKYIRLNPELLFECAEDPGKWQRSALLRIAEALKDKNGIRTSRRSA from the exons ATGATTGGGATTTGTTCTAACGGTGTCTATTCAAGCCACATCTCGCGTTCAAAATGGACCAATCCCTGTCAGCTAGAACCGCTGCAAGGCAAACGCTATCAAATGGCCCTCCACAACGACGGACAGATCGGCATGGAACGCGGTGTTCTCAGGTACGAGGACGTCAACGACCATACAGCAGATGCTGAGTTTCCTTTTAGCGAAGTGCTTAAACACGAACTGCACTATCGCGAAAGAATTGTTCTTTGCTTGCGGCTAGTTCGTTCGCTGCTTGATCTTCACAACACTACCTGGCTGCGGGGTGACTGGGGTGTTGAAGACATCTGGGTGTACGGCAAATCGAGCTCCTCGGAACTGCAGCTACGCCAGCCATATCTCAGGCTGGCTCTCCCGAGCAACCAAAGTGACTCGCCCGTGGACAGTCAGCCGTCGACTACGAGCGACTTCTTTGGCGATATGCATCGCTTTCCCCACGCCCTTAGCCTGGGTGTTGTTCTTATGCAAATACTGCTTAGCGATCGCCTGCAGATCGTTGCTCCGCTCGAAGATTATCGGAACGAGAGACGGAGACATTTATCAGAGCATATCCGGAATGACGTCAACCTCAAGGTGGTTCAGGCTGAAAGGTTGTTGAAAGAGTGTCAAAAGAGGCTCTCGGCTAGATCTCCGCTGATCAAGGCTATAAGCGGCTGCACAAAACCAAACCTGTTTGGGCCAAACGAGAACGGGAGAGGGGCAGACAAACCTCTTCTAGGGGACTCGGTTGGGCTGTTCGAAAACGACACAAAACGGTCCTACTCGGAATTTTCAAGGGAGCCGTCCGCTATGGGCGAGTCGTCGGCGAGCGCTACACAGGGTGCAAGTGTTTCAACTTTGACATGGAATGAGAGCCTCGTCGAGCTAAC AGAAAAGAACATTGAACCGTTAAGGCTTACCACCCAGAGCCTCTCCAGAATGAACGGAAGATCAGAGGAAGGGGGCTGTAGACCGGACGACATGTGGAATAACCTTGTCTCCGTGGCAATTCTGGATACCGGTTGCGAATTTAGTTTAGATAAGCTCAAGGATCTCATCGTTGGGAATAATACCGGCGACATTCCCTTTCCAAAAAGAGTCGGATGGAAGGATTTCGGGGACGAGTCACGCCGTCCCAGTGATCCCATGGTGGATGAATCTGAAAGCCGCCATGGAACCATCATGGCCCGACTGTTCTTGGGAGCTATGGGAATGTCCAAAGTCTACATACCACGCGTTATGAAAGGCACTAGTGATGATAGGGGTGCTGCTGAGAGACTTGCTGCT GCCGTCGAATGGGCTATAAACGAATGTAATGTCGATATCATCAGTATTTCTCTCCGCCTTAACAAGCCTTCGGAGGAGGTGCGTAAGAGGTTCCATGAAACGAGCGGTAAAGCCTTGATCTTTGCCTCGGGTAGAAATATGAACCAAGGGACCTACCAAGAAACCAATCGCCTTCCCGGCAACGTCAGAGAAC ACCCGCATCCGGAGTTGCGGAACTTCCAAGTCATCGGACAGGATTTCAACGTCCCCAACCCTGCAGACGGGACTCCCCTGATCTTCCAAGGCACGTCCTGTGCAACCCCGACCGCAGCCGGGATGGCCGCCTTTGTTATCGACTTTACTCGAGCCTATGGAATAGAGTGGGCCAAACGTCGGGAAACTGGCGAGAAAGACGAGGTTGACGACATCCGAAAAACATTGGTGGATGAGAAGCAGAGACTCAAGTGCGACCGGATCATGATGAAAGTGTTGCTGTCGTACATTACGAGACGTGACCGGGCTCATAAAAACCTGAAGGGAAAGTACATCAGGCTCAACCCCGAGCTCTTGTTCGAATGCGCCGAGGACCCGGGAAAGTGGCAGCGATCAGCGCTGTTGAGAATTGCTGAGGCTTTGAAGGACAAGAATGGTATTCGGACGTCTAGGCGGAGCGCTTGA
- a CDS encoding uncharacterized protein (EggNog:ENOG503PFUQ), whose translation MDQPIKTWILTKSTGYPSRDFLLQLGQVLRDPRQPMLPLFASSADPPPQMSGMQASEKKTEGVTMGINLSLARCFDLWTNTSVLPAAGAIQAARKCQPAGCAKRKFGVPNTSNEAPAEPCLIH comes from the coding sequence ATGGATCAGCCTATCAAGACATGGATCCTTACCAAGAGCACTGGTTACCCCTCAAGAGActtccttctccagcttggTCAGGTTCTTCGCGATCCCAGACAGCCCATGCTTCCGCTTTTCGCCTCATCAGCTgacccaccaccccagatGTCGGGGATGCAGGCTTCTGAGAAAAAGACTGAAGGTGTCACCATGGGAATAAACTTGAGCTTGGCTCGATGTTTTGATCTTTGGACAAACACCTCCGTTCTCCCAGCCGCGGGGGCTATTCAGGCTGCGCGTAAATGCCAACCTGCAGGGTGCGCCAAACGCAAATTCGGGGTTCCTAACACAAGCAACGAGGCTCCAGCAGAACCATGCCTCATTCACTAA